Proteins co-encoded in one Flavobacteriaceae bacterium MAR_2009_75 genomic window:
- a CDS encoding chromosome partitioning protein — protein MGKIIAIANQKGGVGKTTTTVNLAASLGVLEKKVLLIDADPQANATSGLGIEVENVELGTYQLLELTTDAKETIVETDSPNVDLIPAHIDLVAIEIELVDKDEREYMMKKAISDLRDTYDYILIDCAPSLGLLTLNALTAADSVIIPIQCEYFALEGLGKLLNTIKSVQKVHNPNLDIEGMLLTMYDSRLRLSNQVVEEVRKHFADMVFDTIIQRNVRLSEAPSYGESIIKYDASSKGATNYLNLANEVVKKNKEIA, from the coding sequence ATGGGCAAGATAATTGCTATTGCGAACCAGAAGGGAGGGGTAGGAAAAACTACTACTACCGTAAATTTAGCGGCCTCTTTAGGGGTCTTGGAAAAGAAGGTATTATTAATCGATGCCGACCCGCAGGCAAATGCTACTTCTGGCCTGGGTATTGAAGTCGAAAACGTCGAACTCGGCACCTATCAATTACTAGAACTGACGACTGATGCCAAGGAAACGATTGTTGAGACCGACTCACCGAACGTAGATTTAATTCCCGCACATATAGATTTGGTCGCCATCGAAATTGAATTGGTCGACAAAGATGAACGGGAGTATATGATGAAGAAAGCCATATCTGATTTGCGAGATACTTACGATTACATCTTGATCGACTGCGCACCTTCACTAGGTTTATTGACATTGAATGCCTTAACAGCGGCAGATTCCGTAATAATTCCTATTCAATGTGAATATTTTGCTCTGGAGGGTCTTGGTAAATTATTGAACACCATCAAGAGCGTACAAAAAGTGCACAACCCGAACCTTGATATCGAAGGTATGCTATTGACCATGTACGATTCTCGTTTGCGCCTTTCAAATCAGGTAGTGGAAGAAGTTCGTAAGCATTTTGCCGATATGGTATTCGATACCATCATTCAGCGAAATGTACGCTTGAGTGAAGCACCAAGTTACGGGGAGAGCATTATAAAATATGATGCAAGCAGCAAAGGAGCCACCAATTATTTGAATTTGGCAAACGAGGTGGTGAAGAAAAATAAAGAAATAGCTTAA
- a CDS encoding ParB family chromosome partitioning protein — translation MAKATKKQALGRGLSALLKDPENDIQTATDKNADKVVGSIVELDIDSIEVNPFQPRSNFNDDALKELATSIRELGVIQPITVRKLEFNKFQLVSGERRYRASKLIGLETIPAYIRIANDQESLEMALVENIQRQDLDPIEIALSYQRLMDEIELTQEKLSERVGKKRSTITNYLRLLRLDPIIQTGMRDGFLSMGHGRALVNIEKKSDQISLYEKIIGQNLSVRDTEREVKAYHAGPDQATSKKSSTAVPDFAKKNIDKFTDHLSVKVAISASDKGKGKITIPFHSQEEFKRIKKLILGD, via the coding sequence ATGGCGAAAGCAACAAAAAAACAGGCCTTAGGGCGTGGACTTTCCGCTCTATTGAAAGACCCGGAAAACGATATACAAACAGCAACCGACAAAAATGCCGACAAGGTAGTTGGTAGTATTGTTGAGTTAGATATTGATTCCATCGAGGTAAACCCCTTTCAGCCACGATCGAACTTTAATGATGATGCCTTGAAAGAATTGGCAACATCTATTAGAGAACTAGGTGTTATTCAACCAATTACGGTCAGAAAGCTGGAATTCAACAAATTTCAATTGGTCTCGGGTGAGCGCCGCTATAGAGCTTCAAAACTAATCGGTCTCGAAACTATACCGGCATACATTCGAATTGCCAATGACCAAGAATCTTTGGAAATGGCTTTGGTCGAAAACATTCAACGCCAAGACCTTGACCCTATCGAAATTGCCCTTTCATACCAACGTTTGATGGATGAGATAGAACTTACCCAAGAGAAATTAAGTGAACGTGTGGGTAAAAAGCGATCGACCATTACCAATTATCTTCGACTATTACGCTTGGATCCAATAATTCAAACAGGAATGCGCGATGGTTTTCTCAGTATGGGCCATGGCCGAGCCTTGGTCAATATCGAAAAGAAATCGGACCAGATTTCCTTGTATGAAAAAATAATTGGTCAAAACCTGTCGGTACGAGATACCGAACGTGAAGTTAAAGCCTATCATGCAGGGCCAGACCAAGCCACAAGTAAAAAATCATCTACTGCGGTTCCTGACTTTGCCAAAAAAAATATCGATAAATTCACCGACCATCTATCAGTTAAAGTAGCTATTTCAGCTTCCGACAAGGGAAAAGGGAAAATTACCATTCCATTTCATTCCCAAGAAGAATTCAAGCGAATTAAAAAATTGATTCTAGGTGATTAA
- a CDS encoding dihydrodipicolinate reductase encodes MNIALFGYGKMGKMIEQIALDRGHKIVSKVDVDTENIDFSSMDVAIDFSMPNAAFDNISSCFKNNVPVISGTTGWLDRFDEAKKICKENKGAFIYASNFSLGVNIFFELNKYLAKMMSNLEQYKVAMEEIHHTQKLDAPSGTAITLAEGVIENSNYEGWKLENASENEIHIEAKRIGNTPGTHTVDYASKVDSIEIKHTAHNREGFALGAVIAAEWIVGKTGVFTMKDVLNLG; translated from the coding sequence GTGAACATAGCACTTTTCGGATACGGCAAGATGGGAAAAATGATAGAGCAAATAGCTCTAGACAGAGGTCATAAAATTGTGTCAAAGGTCGATGTAGATACAGAAAACATCGATTTTTCAAGTATGGACGTTGCCATAGACTTTAGCATGCCCAATGCTGCCTTTGACAATATAAGCTCATGCTTTAAAAATAATGTTCCTGTAATTTCAGGTACAACTGGCTGGTTGGATCGTTTCGATGAAGCCAAGAAAATTTGTAAAGAGAATAAAGGTGCTTTCATCTATGCCTCTAATTTTAGTTTGGGAGTGAATATTTTCTTTGAGCTGAACAAGTATCTGGCCAAGATGATGAGCAACTTAGAGCAATATAAAGTGGCGATGGAAGAAATTCATCACACACAAAAACTAGATGCCCCTAGTGGAACCGCGATTACCCTGGCCGAAGGTGTTATTGAAAATAGCAATTACGAAGGCTGGAAATTGGAAAACGCTAGCGAAAACGAAATACACATCGAAGCTAAACGAATAGGTAATACTCCGGGTACCCATACCGTAGACTATGCCAGTAAAGTAGACTCGATAGAAATAAAGCATACTGCCCATAATAGAGAAGGTTTCGCCTTGGGCGCGGTAATTGCAGCAGAATGGATTGTTGGCAAAACCGGGGTTTTCACCATGAAAGATGTGTTAAACCTAGGTTAA
- a CDS encoding signal peptidase I codes for MSATQWLLFILIVQVIHFLGTWKLYVKAGRQAWEAAVPIYNAIVLMKIINRPTWWTVLLFIPIINLLMFPIIWIETIRSFGRNSLGETWLVILTLGFYIYYVNYALDVKYIENRSLHPTTAAGEWVSSIAFAVIAATLVHTYFIQPYVIPTPSLERTLRVGDLLFVSKFHYGARTPMTTVAAPMVHDTLPLVRTKSYLKKPQLPYFRLPGFTKVDRNDIVVFSWPADTVRQFYKVEAGVKKPIDKKSNYVKRCVGIPGDSLEIIDGYVYIDGKQLELPDRAKPQYDYTIYSNKGVSSKLLNEIGVMDFQRKYISGQISQAQFDAIRKYLIYTERVEGNKVALYTKASGIPINIIRSQRLALTEETSRARIGALTDEMVARLKKEASIDSVIRQVDEKGVAGRNNFPQNPMYPWNYDQMGAIYIPEAGATVPLNLKSLPLYKKIITEYEGNTVSVSGNQIKVNGEVADSYTFKQDYYWMMGDNRDHSEDSRAWGYVPENHIVGTPIFIWLSVDNFNEGIFNWKPRWDRIFTTVNGEGEPVSYFKYFLIALVAYFVGSWLWKKKKAKE; via the coding sequence ATGAGCGCAACACAGTGGTTACTTTTTATTCTGATCGTTCAGGTAATCCATTTTTTAGGCACTTGGAAACTTTACGTAAAAGCAGGTAGACAGGCTTGGGAAGCAGCGGTACCGATTTATAACGCTATCGTTTTGATGAAAATCATCAATCGGCCAACCTGGTGGACCGTTCTCTTGTTCATACCCATTATCAATCTTTTGATGTTTCCTATTATATGGATAGAGACCATTCGAAGCTTTGGTAGAAATAGCCTAGGGGAAACTTGGTTGGTTATTTTAACTTTGGGTTTTTACATCTATTATGTCAATTATGCTTTAGATGTAAAATATATTGAGAATCGTAGCCTCCACCCCACTACAGCGGCTGGTGAATGGGTAAGTTCAATAGCGTTTGCGGTAATTGCAGCAACCCTGGTACACACCTATTTTATTCAACCCTATGTGATTCCTACACCTTCCCTAGAACGTACCTTAAGGGTCGGTGACTTGCTCTTTGTCAGTAAGTTTCATTACGGGGCAAGAACTCCGATGACGACAGTTGCGGCACCCATGGTTCATGATACTTTGCCATTGGTAAGAACGAAGTCCTACCTAAAAAAACCTCAACTCCCTTACTTTAGATTACCCGGTTTTACCAAGGTAGACCGTAACGACATAGTTGTATTTAGTTGGCCTGCAGATACGGTACGTCAGTTTTATAAGGTCGAAGCCGGTGTGAAAAAACCCATCGACAAAAAATCGAATTATGTCAAACGATGTGTTGGCATACCAGGTGATTCACTTGAAATTATCGACGGCTACGTGTACATTGATGGCAAACAGTTAGAATTACCTGATAGGGCAAAACCGCAATACGATTATACCATCTATTCCAATAAGGGTGTATCCTCAAAGCTGTTGAATGAAATTGGGGTAATGGATTTTCAAAGAAAATATATATCGGGTCAAATCAGTCAAGCCCAATTCGATGCTATCAGAAAGTATCTAATATATACGGAAAGGGTCGAAGGTAACAAAGTGGCCCTATACACCAAAGCAAGCGGAATACCTATCAACATTATCAGAAGTCAGCGTTTGGCATTGACCGAAGAAACTTCACGTGCTCGTATCGGTGCCCTGACGGACGAGATGGTAGCTAGATTGAAAAAAGAAGCTTCTATTGATTCGGTCATACGTCAAGTAGATGAAAAAGGAGTGGCCGGACGCAACAACTTTCCACAAAACCCAATGTACCCGTGGAACTATGACCAAATGGGCGCTATTTATATTCCAGAAGCGGGTGCGACCGTTCCTTTGAATTTAAAATCTTTGCCACTGTATAAAAAAATCATAACCGAATACGAAGGCAATACTGTAAGTGTCTCGGGCAACCAAATCAAAGTCAATGGCGAAGTAGCCGATTCGTATACTTTTAAACAAGATTACTATTGGATGATGGGTGATAACCGTGATCATTCTGAAGATAGTCGTGCTTGGGGCTACGTTCCTGAGAACCACATCGTAGGTACTCCCATATTCATTTGGTTAAGTGTTGATAATTTTAATGAAGGTATTTTCAATTGGAAACCTCGATGGGACCGAATATTTACCACGGTAAATGGAGAAGGCGAACCCGTATCGTACTTTAAATATTTCTTGATTGCCCTGGTCGCCTATTTTGTAGGTAGCTGGTTGTGGAAGAAAAAGAAAGCCAAAGAATAA
- a CDS encoding molybdopterin molybdochelatase translates to MIAFEEAYKLVMKHSLELGDEKVTLLKSTGRILAEDIKADRDFPPFDRSTKDGIAIHFSAIENGLKSFKIEGVLGAGMPKGTLSSPSNCLEIMTGAVLPANADTIIMYEQVELKNGRAKLLKEPIKGQNIHGQGSDIQAKEILLKKGTVITTAVIGVLASVGKTKVLVKKLPKVCVISTGNELVEISETPLPHQIRKSNVLSLSAELEKKSIEHHLLHLPDEKKLIAKELEKALETHDVLMLSGGVSKGRFDYIPDVLDGLGIKKIFHRVAQRPGKPFWFGIQEELNKVVFSFPGNPVSTFVNYHVYFMPWLDLLLGLRTNTKTVILDEPVQPHVSLTLFLQVATYWKKGQLRAKLVQGNGSGDLVSLARADGFVQIAATEERIKKGSVLSFIGTL, encoded by the coding sequence ATGATTGCTTTTGAAGAAGCTTATAAACTGGTAATGAAACATTCGCTCGAACTGGGCGATGAAAAAGTTACGCTACTAAAAAGCACCGGAAGAATTTTAGCTGAGGATATTAAGGCAGATAGAGACTTCCCTCCTTTCGATCGTTCAACAAAAGACGGAATAGCCATTCACTTTTCTGCGATAGAAAACGGACTTAAATCTTTTAAAATTGAAGGTGTTCTTGGTGCCGGAATGCCAAAAGGAACACTCTCCTCCCCAAGTAACTGCTTAGAAATTATGACCGGTGCCGTTTTGCCGGCCAATGCAGATACCATCATCATGTACGAGCAGGTGGAGCTAAAGAACGGCAGGGCAAAACTTCTAAAAGAACCGATTAAGGGACAAAACATTCATGGCCAAGGAAGCGATATTCAGGCAAAAGAAATCCTTTTAAAAAAAGGAACCGTGATTACCACCGCTGTTATCGGTGTTTTGGCCTCAGTAGGAAAAACTAAGGTTTTGGTCAAAAAACTACCCAAAGTCTGTGTGATTTCCACCGGAAACGAACTTGTGGAGATTTCCGAAACACCCCTGCCCCATCAAATCAGGAAATCTAACGTACTTTCACTCTCCGCCGAACTTGAAAAAAAAAGCATTGAACACCATCTTCTGCACTTGCCCGATGAGAAGAAATTAATTGCGAAAGAACTTGAAAAAGCTCTCGAGACCCATGACGTGCTAATGCTAAGTGGAGGTGTATCTAAAGGTAGGTTCGATTACATACCAGATGTTTTAGATGGCTTAGGAATCAAAAAAATATTTCACCGAGTAGCTCAAAGGCCTGGAAAACCTTTTTGGTTCGGTATTCAAGAAGAACTGAATAAAGTGGTGTTTTCTTTTCCAGGAAATCCGGTATCGACCTTTGTCAATTACCACGTTTATTTTATGCCTTGGCTAGACCTGCTTTTAGGTTTAAGAACTAATACGAAAACCGTAATTCTTGATGAGCCTGTTCAACCCCATGTGTCGCTCACTTTATTCTTACAAGTTGCAACCTATTGGAAAAAAGGGCAACTACGAGCAAAATTAGTTCAAGGTAATGGTTCAGGTGATTTGGTAAGTCTTGCTCGTGCAGATGGCTTTGTTCAAATAGCCGCTACTGAAGAACGTATTAAAAAAGGTTCTGTATTGTCTTTTATAGGCACATTGTAA
- a CDS encoding ABC-type lipoprotein release transport system permease subunit codes for MLKNYLKIAWRTILKNKLSSVINILGLSVGIGACMTILVFVRYESTFDEYHSKSQQVYRIVQHNRLPNQTLYWNTTAYPLAEALRTDFSEFDFVTQTVGPVSQELSIVHHETVNRFEEPQVLFVDSSYPKTFDIKWLSGNPDTALDNINSIVLSEKIVKKYFGVTSGSYGTILGRTILLQGNNPLTVTGIIENSPGNSNQRFNMLIPYKLFKAKNPDLSKNWSGNHQGTTFVVLPNKELKKTIESKIATWKKKYLNPIDDSRISYLLQPLTNIHNETLYGNNIGGYVMPSSTLYMLSIVAMFILIIGIINFVNLLTAQSTSRSKEVGIRKVFGSKRIDLLFQFIFENSLVILCSLGLSVAILSFSLDRLNEHLSIIDLKLTFGWNQIGLILLIGIATIFLAAIYPALVLSAFKPIQALKNRIKFFGKNGVGVRKSLVTLQFIIVQVFVIAAIILALQMEFFKNQPVGFSSEAVVTTPVPELDKLEVYRNSLLASNKISKVSFGSGPPMAVEGLQLGTSFRLPQQSTEEALDAEIKIGDTNYLDFYNLELLAGRNFTINKEAFDEFIVNETLLRNYGWNPQEAIGKKIQINEGQATIVGVVKDYHNNSLQNKISPCIIMNWTYFQNQAFVKIDNSESLEYVKDQWENTFTSSLFNYSFLDDSIKKEYIIERLIFNGFTVLSFLAICIGCLGLFGLMSFIISSKKKEIGIRKVLGASIVQVVTFFTKEFVGLVVLAFVIASPVVYYFGNLWLESFTHHIKLSIWIFLGGGFLTVIIAITTCSFNSLNAARANPINSLREE; via the coding sequence ATGCTTAAAAACTATTTGAAAATTGCATGGAGAACAATCTTAAAAAATAAATTAAGTTCTGTTATAAACATTTTAGGTCTATCGGTTGGAATAGGAGCTTGCATGACCATACTCGTTTTTGTTAGATATGAATCTACTTTCGATGAATATCATTCCAAGTCACAACAGGTTTATAGAATCGTACAGCATAACAGACTCCCAAATCAAACATTATATTGGAACACAACTGCTTATCCTTTGGCAGAAGCTCTTAGAACTGATTTTTCCGAATTCGATTTTGTAACGCAGACCGTTGGACCTGTAAGTCAAGAGTTGAGTATTGTTCATCATGAGACAGTAAATAGGTTCGAAGAGCCTCAAGTCTTATTTGTAGATTCGTCTTACCCAAAGACATTTGACATTAAATGGTTATCCGGAAATCCCGATACAGCATTAGATAATATTAATTCCATAGTATTAAGTGAAAAAATCGTAAAGAAATATTTTGGAGTTACGAGTGGAAGCTATGGGACAATTTTAGGTAGAACTATTTTATTACAAGGTAATAATCCGTTGACGGTTACCGGTATCATAGAGAATAGTCCCGGAAACTCTAACCAGCGTTTCAATATGCTTATTCCCTATAAGTTATTTAAGGCAAAGAACCCCGATTTATCTAAAAATTGGTCAGGTAACCATCAAGGTACGACCTTCGTGGTTCTCCCAAATAAAGAACTAAAAAAAACCATTGAATCTAAAATCGCAACTTGGAAAAAAAAGTATCTCAATCCTATAGATGATAGCCGTATTTCATATTTACTACAACCTCTGACCAATATTCATAACGAAACCCTGTATGGTAACAATATCGGCGGATATGTAATGCCATCGAGCACTTTATACATGCTTTCTATAGTCGCAATGTTCATTTTAATAATTGGCATTATAAATTTCGTCAACTTGTTGACCGCACAATCAACATCCCGTTCAAAAGAAGTTGGTATACGAAAAGTGTTCGGTAGCAAACGAATTGATTTATTATTCCAGTTTATCTTTGAGAACAGTTTAGTCATTCTATGTTCTTTGGGTCTTTCTGTTGCTATTCTGAGTTTTTCTCTTGACCGACTTAATGAACATCTATCTATTATCGACCTGAAACTGACGTTTGGGTGGAATCAAATAGGATTAATACTATTAATCGGCATCGCAACAATTTTTTTGGCTGCAATTTACCCAGCTCTTGTTCTCTCAGCATTCAAACCTATTCAAGCACTAAAGAACAGAATTAAATTTTTCGGAAAAAACGGAGTCGGTGTACGCAAATCATTAGTCACTTTACAATTTATAATTGTACAAGTTTTCGTTATCGCTGCCATTATTCTGGCGCTTCAAATGGAGTTTTTCAAAAATCAACCAGTGGGTTTCTCTTCCGAGGCAGTTGTAACGACTCCAGTTCCAGAATTGGATAAACTTGAAGTATATAGAAACTCACTTTTGGCCAGTAATAAAATTTCAAAAGTATCGTTTGGCTCAGGTCCTCCAATGGCCGTCGAAGGTCTTCAACTAGGCACCAGTTTTCGTCTACCTCAACAATCTACAGAAGAAGCCTTGGATGCAGAAATAAAGATAGGAGACACAAACTATTTAGACTTTTATAACCTTGAACTTTTGGCTGGAAGAAATTTCACAATTAATAAAGAGGCTTTTGACGAGTTTATTGTCAATGAGACCCTTTTAAGAAACTATGGTTGGAATCCGCAGGAAGCCATAGGTAAAAAGATTCAGATAAATGAAGGCCAAGCCACGATTGTTGGCGTCGTCAAAGATTATCATAATAACTCACTCCAAAATAAAATATCGCCTTGCATCATTATGAATTGGACCTATTTTCAAAATCAGGCTTTTGTAAAGATTGATAACTCAGAATCGCTTGAATATGTAAAAGACCAATGGGAGAATACATTTACATCTTCTCTTTTTAACTACAGTTTTCTAGATGACTCCATCAAAAAGGAGTATATCATAGAGCGATTAATTTTCAACGGTTTTACCGTTCTTTCATTTCTTGCCATTTGCATTGGGTGCTTGGGGCTTTTCGGATTGATGTCCTTTATCATTTCAAGTAAGAAAAAAGAGATAGGCATCAGAAAAGTTTTGGGGGCAAGTATTGTACAAGTTGTAACATTTTTCACAAAAGAGTTTGTCGGTTTAGTTGTGTTAGCTTTCGTTATCGCCTCGCCGGTTGTCTATTATTTTGGCAATTTATGGTTAGAAAGCTTTACCCATCATATCAAATTATCAATTTGGATATTTTTGGGCGGTGGTTTTCTAACTGTCATTATCGCAATTACAACCTGTAGTTTCAATTCGTTGAATGCAGCTCGCGCCAATCCAATCAATTCACTTCGTGAAGAATAG
- a CDS encoding imidazolonepropionase-like amidohydrolase has product MKIKLSITTLFLTLTVNAQQPPAPAQSEAITIEGATAHLGNGEVIENSLIMFEQGKLTFVGSAMTKIARRGKKIKGQGKHVYPGFIAPSTSLGLIEIDAVRASKDQDEIGEMIPHIRSLIAYNAESKVVESMRPNGVLLGQITPQGGRISGTSSIVQFDAWNWEDAAVKTDDGIHLHWPNSFQGGKPNKKYGEQLQEIRSFLKNAEAYGKEEAKELNPQFTAMQGVFNGEQKLYLYANGEKEILDGVRITQQLGAKYVVLVGGYRAGQVAEFLKKKDVPVLVRHTHKLPYTDDEDYDLPYKLPKILMDAGLLVGLQNSETSNFQTRNLPFFAGQTVAQGLDKEKALQLITGNTAQILGIADAYGTLENGKSATLFIAEGDALDMQGNQLLHAFIDGREISLQTHQTELWQRYSNKYDKSK; this is encoded by the coding sequence ATGAAAATAAAACTGTCTATAACGACCTTATTTTTAACCCTTACTGTTAACGCCCAGCAACCCCCTGCGCCTGCACAGTCGGAAGCCATTACTATCGAAGGCGCTACGGCACACTTAGGTAACGGTGAGGTCATAGAAAACTCGTTGATTATGTTCGAACAGGGCAAATTGACGTTTGTGGGTAGTGCAATGACCAAAATCGCTCGAAGAGGTAAGAAAATAAAGGGGCAGGGCAAGCATGTCTATCCTGGGTTTATAGCCCCGAGTACTTCTTTGGGGCTTATTGAAATAGATGCCGTACGGGCATCTAAAGACCAAGATGAAATCGGGGAAATGATTCCGCATATCCGCAGTTTAATAGCCTATAATGCGGAGTCTAAGGTGGTGGAAAGCATGCGACCCAATGGGGTTTTATTAGGTCAGATAACTCCGCAGGGTGGGCGAATTTCCGGAACATCATCCATTGTTCAATTCGACGCTTGGAATTGGGAAGACGCTGCAGTTAAGACCGATGACGGAATTCACTTGCATTGGCCCAACAGTTTTCAGGGGGGTAAACCGAACAAGAAGTACGGTGAACAGCTTCAAGAAATAAGAAGTTTTTTGAAGAATGCAGAAGCTTATGGCAAAGAGGAAGCTAAGGAATTGAATCCTCAATTTACTGCAATGCAGGGCGTTTTCAATGGAGAGCAAAAGTTGTATCTCTACGCCAACGGAGAGAAGGAAATATTGGATGGGGTTAGAATCACCCAACAACTTGGAGCGAAATATGTAGTTTTAGTTGGAGGATATCGAGCGGGTCAGGTTGCCGAATTTCTGAAGAAAAAAGATGTGCCCGTATTGGTGAGGCACACCCATAAACTGCCCTATACCGATGATGAAGATTACGATTTGCCCTATAAATTACCTAAAATACTTATGGATGCAGGACTGCTCGTTGGTTTGCAGAACTCCGAAACCTCTAATTTTCAAACCAGAAACTTGCCATTTTTTGCGGGTCAAACGGTTGCTCAAGGCCTTGATAAAGAAAAAGCTTTGCAACTTATTACGGGCAATACAGCTCAAATACTTGGCATAGCCGATGCATACGGAACTTTGGAGAACGGTAAAAGTGCAACTTTGTTTATCGCCGAAGGAGACGCTCTCGATATGCAGGGCAATCAATTACTTCATGCTTTTATCGATGGAAGGGAAATTTCATTACAAACCCATCAAACAGAACTATGGCAGCGCTATTCCAACAAATACGATAAGAGTAAGTGA